The following nucleotide sequence is from Nocardioides eburneiflavus.
CTCTCGAGGTGCTGACGGAGGTCGAGCTGCCGTGCGCGCTGCCGCTGATCTTCTCCGGCCTTCGCTCCGGGACCCTGCAGGTCGTGGCGACGGCGACGATCGCCGCCACCGCCGGCCTCGGCGGTCTCGGCCGCTTCCTGATCGACGGACTGTCCGTCCGGGACTTCCCGCAGATGGCGGGCGGTGCCGCGCTCGTCGCCCTGCTCGCACTCGCGGTCGACCTCGTGTTCGCCATCGTCCAGCGGTACGCCGTGTCGCCGGGCCTGACCGGCCGGACCCGGGTGCGCCGTGCGTCAGAGCCTGGACCACCTCCGGACCCCGCCCTCCAGACCCCCGCCTGACCCGAGAGAGAAGTGAGAAGGATGACGATTCGAACGAAGGCCCCACTGGCCCTTGCCATCGGTGCGGCCCTGCTGTCCGTGGCGGCTTGCGGAGGCGGTGGCGACCCCCTCGCCACCGGGAGCGACGAGGGAGGCGGCAGCGACACGATCGTCGTGGGTTCTGCGGACTTCACCGAGAGCGCCCTGCTGGCCGAGATATACGCCGGCGCCCTCGAGGCGCAGGGTGTCCAGGTCGAGAAGACGCTCAACATCGGAAGCCGCGAGGCCTACATCCCCGCGCTCCAGGACGGGTCGATCGACCTGATCCCGGAGTACACCGGCGTGCTGGCCCACTACTTCGACGAGGATGCGACCGCCACGGAGTCCGAGGCGGTGTACGAGGAGCTCCAGGCCGCCCTGCCGGAGTCGCTCGCGGTCCTGGACAAGGCCGAGGCAGAGGACAAGGACGCCATCGCAGTGACCAGGGAGACCGCGGAGGAGCACTCCTTGGTGTCCATCGCCGATCTCGCGGCCGTCGCCGGCGACCTCACCCTCGGCGCCGGTCCGGAGTGGAAGACGCGCGCGTCCGGGGTTCCTGGCCTCGCAGAGGTGTACGGCGCGGAGTTCGAGAGCTTCCGCGCACTCGACGCGGGCGGTCCCCTCACCGTGCAGGCGCTCAAGAACGGTCAGGTCGACGCGGCCAACCTGTTCACCACCGATCCCAACATCGCCGCCAACGACTTCGTCGTGCTCGAGGACCCGGAGAACCTCTTCGCCGCGGAGAACGTCGTCCCCCTGATCACGAGGTCGAAGCTCGACGACACGATCTCCGAGACGCTCAACGAGGTCTCGGCCAACCTGGACACGGCGACGCTCGCCGCCCTGCTCGAGCGGGTGGTCATGGACAAGGAGGATGCGGGCGACGTCGCTGCAGACTTCCTGTCGGAGCACGGCCTGGCCTGACCTGCCCAGGAGCCTGCCCCGCGGCCACCAGGTCGCGGGGCGGGTGAAGGGCCGGCGCCGCCGTCACCCACCGGTTGTCCACAACCTTGACCAGAGGCCTGTTTCCGCGTGCTTCGCGCTGGGTAGCGTGACGGTGCACGTTCTCGGGGAAGCAGGTGCACCACCATGGCCGTTGATCGCGTCGAGCGACCGTCCGTCCCTGACGCTGCCCACGGCGACCTGGTCGAGCGGCTCGACGCGCAGCTGCGCGAGCGGGTCCGCCGCGAGGGCGTCGACCCGCAGCGCGAGGCGCTCGTGGTGCGCCGGATCGCCGAGGACGTCGTACGCGACCACGACGACCTCAGCCTCACCGGGGCCGTCGCACCGATCGCCGACGACGGCGCGATGGTCGGTGAGCTGGTGGCCCGCGTCTCCGGCTTCGGCCCGCTCCAGCCCTTCCTCGACGACCCGGAGGTCGAGGAGATCTGGATCAACGACCCCAGTCGGGTCTTCATCGCCCGCCGCGGGCGCCACGAGCTGACCAACCTCCGCCTCGACGCCGCCCAGGTCAACGAGCTCGTCGAGCGGATGCTCAAGTCCAGCGGACGTCGTCTCGACATCTCCACGCCGTTCGTCGACGCGATGCTGCCCGAGGGCCACCGCCTCCATGTGGTGCTCGAGGGCATCACCCGCGGCTTCACGGCCGTCAACATCCGCAAGTTCCTGCTCCGCGCCCACCGGCTCTCCGACCTCGTCGCGCTCGGCAGCCTGACGCCGCAGGCGGCCCGGTTCCTCGAGGCCTCGGTGCGCGCGGGCCTCAACGTCCTCGTCGCCGGCGGCACGCAGGCCGGCAAGACGACGATGCTCAACTGCCTGGCGGCCGCCGTCCCGGGAGGCGAGCGGGTGGTCAGCGCCGAGGAGGTCTTCGAGCTCCGTTTCAGCCATCCCGACTGGGTGGCCATGCAGACGCGGCAGGCCGGCCTCGAGCAGACCGGGGCGATCGTGCTGCGCGACCTCGTCAAGGAGGCGCTGCGGATGCGACCGAGCCGCATCCTCGTCGGCGAGGTCCGCGCCGCCGAGTGCCTCGACCTCCTCCTCGCCCTCAACTCCGGCCTGCCGGGCATGTGCACCCTCCACGCCAACAGTGCGCGCGAGGCGCTCGTCAAGATGTGCACCCTGCCGCTGCTCGCAGGTGACAACATCTCCGCCAGGTTCGTGGTGCCCACCGTCGCGACGAGCGTCGACCTCGTGGTGCACCTCGGCCTCGGCGCCGACGGGGTGCGCCGGGTCAACGAGATCGTGTCGGTGCCGGGGCGCGTCGAGGCCGACGTGATCGAGGTCGAGCCGATCTTCGTCCGCCACGGCTCCGAGCTGCGCCGCACTGGGGGAGTGCCGGCGCGCACCGAGCGCTTCGAGCGGGTCGGGATCGACATCCACCAGGTCCTGGCCACCGATGCCCTGACCGGTGACGGGTCGGGCCGCTGATGGGGGCGCTCGTCGGGCTCGGCGTGGGCGTCGGCCTGCTGCTGATCTGGTCCGCCTTCGCCCTGCCCCGCCGGCACAGGCCCGTGGCACCGACCCCCACCGCGCTGGGTCGCCTGCTCGGACGAGCTGGGTTGTCCGACGTCACCCCCGCGAGCGTGCTGTCGCTGTGCGCGGTCCTGTTCGCGGTGGCCTTCGCGGTCGTGCAGGCCGTGTCACGCACGGTCCCCGTCGCGTTCGTGTTCGCCGCGATGGCGGCGTACCTCCCGGTCGCGGTGCTGCGGCAGCGGGCCGCTCGGCGGCTGCTCGACTTCGCAGAGGTCTGGCCCGAGGCGGTCGACAACCTCGCCAGCGCCGTACGCGCCGGGTTGTCCCTGCCCGACGCGGTCGCGGCGCTCGGCACCACCGGGCCCGAGGCACTGCGGGCCGACTTCGCCCAGTTCGCCCTCGACTATCAGGTCACCGGACGGTTCGGCGAGTGCCTCGACCGGCTCAAGGACCGGCTGGCCGACCCGGTCGGCGACCGCGTCATCGAGGGCCTCCGCCTGGCCCGCGAGGTCGGCGGCGGCGACCTCGGCCGGCTGCTCCGCAACCTGTCCGGCTTCCTGCGCGACGACGCCCGCACCCGGTCCGAGCTCGAGTCGCGCCAGGCCTGGACGGTCAACGGTGCGCAGTCACAAGTACGGTGGCCGAATGGGCAACTGACAATGCCTCGCCAGACAGTGATCTGCTGGCCGCGACGCCCGAAGATGTCGAGGGCCTGGAGCGCGGCTGGAGTCGAGGGTGGGCGCCCGTTCCGGGAGCCTCGCGAAGGCAAAGTCCCGGACATGATTCGCTGCCAAGATGAGGCATGACTACACACGCAGAGATGCTCGCTCAGGCTGAGGACGATATTCAGCGAGCGACAGAGGTCCTTGCGGACAGGGAAGCGAAACTTGACCGCGCAAAGGAACGCCTCGACGCGATAGAGGCTGCCGAAGACTTCGACGCCGACAAGGCCGATGCCGCCGAGCGAAAGATCGAGCGTCTGGAGGAGGAGGTGTCTGACGCGTCAGATGAGGTGGCCAGTGCGATCAGCGCGTACGAGCAGTACGAGCGTGACGGCCAAGACGAGGACGATGACGACGAGGACGATTGAGCGCGAAGTGGCGCCAGCGCGCCGTGGAAGGGAGTACTGCGCAGCGCTGAGACGTCCTCGGCCGGGTAGCGGCGAACCGTCTGGGCGACCACACCCACGTGTGCGGCTTGAGTGTCTTGTTTGTGCGGCAGAGAGATCGCGCGCGCATCGGCGAATCGGTTTGAGCCCGGGACGGATTGCTGTCATGACTGACAGGATGCGCTGATGCAGGCAGGCGACGTGACGCTCAAGAGCGTCTTCTCGGACAACCACCGCTATGAGATTCCGATGTTCCAGCGGCCGTATGTCTGGGCCGCAGAACGCGAGTGGGCGCCGATGTGGGACGACATCCGAGCGGCAGCGGACGGTGTCGTGCACGACATGACCCAGGACGAGTGGCCGGATGAACCCCCGCGATATTTCCTCGGCTCAATCGTCGTCAAGGCGGTGCAGCGCAACCCACAGCGGATGGACGGGTCGCTCCTGATCGACGGTCAACAGCGACTGACGACGTTGCAGATCCTGCTGGCCGCGGGGCGGCAGGTAGCCGCCGCACTGGACGCCGAGACAGCCGCGGGACGGTTCGCGGCCTGGCTGGAGAACGATCCCGCCACAGTGCATGAGAACTTCCCCGATGACCGACACAAACTTTGGCCGTTGCCGCAAGATCGGGACGAGTTTCTGTGGGCTGTCCGCGCCCCAGGGGACACCTCGCCGTGTCCGGACCCTGCTCACCAGGTGTGCAGGGCTCGGATGTGGTTCGAGGAAGCCATTGCCAAGTGGGCTGGTGTCGGCTCTGGCGCGGCGGATCGTCTCACTGCGCTACACAGTGCGCTGAACGACCGCATGCAGGTCGCCATGATCACCCTGGAGAAGACGGACAATGCGCAGGTCATCTTCGAGGCGCTGAATCACCGTGGGGTTGAACTGTCCCAGTCTGACCTCATCAAGAATCTGCTGTTCCGACTAGTTGAGGACCAAGGGCACCGCAAGGATGCCGAGAGCCTCCTGGTGGATCACTGGCTCCCGTTGGACTCGCGCCGATGGCGTGCCGACGTCACCAGTGGTCGCATCACCCGCAACCGCCTTGACGTCGTGCTTGCCTACTGGCTCACGATCCAGAAGCAGAGTGCCGTGTCCGTTGAGCATCTCTTTGAGGAGTTCAAGACTTGGATGCTGGATGGCGACTACAACGCAGCGGCGGTCATCAAGGCTGTGCGTGTGCACGCGGATCTGTATGACCGTCTGATGGAGAACCCGCCCGATCGAGGCACAGCAGAACTCGTCGACCACGTGGTGGCCACCAAGACCAACACGGCTTGGCCGCTTCTCATGAGCGTCTTCGACGACGCACGCGCAGTGCCCGTGCACGAACGAGCCATCGCGGTCGGAGCGGTCGGCTCATACCTGATGAGGCGCGGAGTGTGTGGCCTCACAACCAAGGACTACAACAACATCTTCGTGTCCGCGATGAAGGCAAGTCTTGCCTCCGAAGCGAGTCATGCCGGGACAGCCGTGCTCGAAACCTTGAGTGGACTACGGGCGGAATCCAGGTGGTGGCCCAGCGATGGGGAGTTCGTCGGAGCGCTTCTCGGCTCGAATTTCTACGGGTTGTCGAAACCACGCATTCGCGCATTCTTCGCCGGACTTGAGAACAGGCTGCGCGACAAGCAGGCGGAGGACGCGACCAGGGTCGAGGCAGACAACTCAGCCCTGAACATCGAGCATGTCCTGCCTCAGGCATGGAAGGCGCACTGGCCGCTGCCAGATTCGCCCGACCCGCAGAAGGCGCTCGAAGCACGCGAGCGAGCAATCAACGCTCTCGGGAACCTGACTCTGACGAACGGTCGGCTCAACTCGGCGATGCGCAACGCTGACTGGCCCACAAAGCGTGGCGCCCTTGCGGCAAAAAGCACGCTACTCATTACGACCTCCTCCATCCTCGCGGCCCCTGGTGCGACAGTGCTGACAGGTTGGGACGGAGAATGGGACGAGTCGGCGATCGGCCTGCGCACTATGTGGCTGTCCAGCCTTGCTCTTGCCACGTGGCCGCGCCCTGAGATCGAGGAAGGGGACGACTCACTCGAACCGTCGGACGACGACAACGACGACGAGGAGAGCGAAGACGCGGAAGAAGACCAGGCGGCGGAGTGAGTTGCGGGCCGTGACCCACGATCCTCGACGTCCTGTCGGTCGGCCGGGTCCTCAGGTCCACCACAAGACCTCTATGCGTGTCGGGTCAAACCCCGCAGCGCCACGCGGCCTTGGTGCACGGTGGATGGTGACGCGTGCTGCGACGGCCTTCACGATGGCGCTGACGAGCGAGCGGCATAGATGGCTAGGTCGATCGAAGTTCAACGGCGCCCGGCGACAAGTACAGTGGCCGAAGTCGAACGCCCGTTGGACACGAGAGAGCCCCCAACCCCTACGGGTTAAGGGCTCTCCGATGTCACGCTCGCCAGACGGCCTCTACGCGGTCAGGGTCGAACCTGGCGCTGCCCTTCGGGCCGCGTGACGGATGCACGATGACCCGCTCGATGACCGCCTGCACGACCGCACGGCGCAGGTCCAAGTCCATCTCGCTCCACGCCCTACGCAAACCGGCGGAGCCAGTCGGCAGAGCCGCGAGGACGTTCGCGCCTTCGGCGTCCGGCAGGCGCGCCCGCAGCCCTTCGAGGTTCGACTCGATGCGCTTCTTCATCGCGAGCCACTCAGCCCTGCCGATGACGCCGTCTGCATGGTCCAGTCCAACCTGCACGAGCCGAGCCTCGGCGTCAGCCATCTGGTCGCGTATCGCCGCCACCTCCGAATCGGACGGAGTGGATGCGCGAGGCGACAGGTCGGCGCCGGAGAGCGCCTCGAAGACCGCCTCGGTCACGAGCGCGTCAACCTCGGGGCACGAGATGGAGACACGTCCGCACCCTCGCCCGGGCTGGGCGATGCAGGCGTATCGGCTGGCTGTCGTTGCGGTTGCCCCCGGCTTCCGGACCCGAACCACCCGCCCCTGGGCGTCCTTGACGGTGCGGCCCTGTTCGTCCCGCATCGCGATGCGAGTCACGCGAGACTCCACCTTGTGGTTCATCGAACGGCCACACACTCCGCACTTCAGGATGCCCGCACTAAGTAGGTAGTGCCGACGCTTGGTCGTACGGCGTTCCGGGTCGTCAAGAAGGGCTCGTATGCGGTCCGTCTGGCTCCGGCTGATGATGCCCTCCCACTCACCCTCGGCGACCAATTCGCCCATTCCCCAGCCACGGCGCGGCTTGCCGTTCCAGTTCGCCCTCTCTTCGCGAGTGCGCGGAGTTCGCGGTGTCCATTCGCGCCAGCCGCAGATGCGCCCCGAGGTCAGGACCTGTCGGACCGTGGACGTACTCCACTCGCCGCCCTTCTTCGAGCGGATGCCCTCTGCGTTGAGCCAGCGAGTGAGGGAGCGGATGGACTCGCCAGCGAGCAGGCGCGCGACGAGGTCGCGGATGACGGCGGCCTCGACGGCGTTGACGGTTCCGTCGGCGTTGTAGCCGTATGCCTGCCCGAGGGAGGCGGGCTTACCTGCCTCGGCTAGTTCCTGGTGCTTGCGTCGAATGCGCTCGGCCTTCTGGTCTGACTCGTGCTCGGCGACCGCGCCAACGATGCGCGCCTGCATCTTTCCGCTGGCCGTGGAGAGGTCCAGAAGCCCCGCCATGACGCTGTGAACGACAACATTGTGACGCTCGGCTGCGGTGATGATGGTGTTGAGGTCGACGGATGAGCGGGTGAGTCGGTCGGTGTGCCACACGACGACGGCGTCGATGTGTCCCTCGCGCATCAGGTCGAGGAGGGTCTCGTAACCGGGCCGCGGCTTGCCGGTCCAGGCGCTGAGGTCGTTGTCCTCCAGGACCGTAGTAACAGTCCAGCCCTTCTTCGCAGCCAGGGCCTTGCAGTCCTCCACCTGGCGAGCGACCCCAAGACGTGCGCCGTCTCGGTCACTGGAGATGCGGGCATATATGGCGACGCGCATCACGCAGCCGCCTTGCTAGCGGTAGTCAGTGCGGCGACGAGGGTGCGGACGTCGTCAAGGACGTTCTCGTCGGTCACGTGCTCCGGAAGGCCCTGAGCGTGCCTGCTTGTGCTGGTCCATGTAGTCGTCTTCACGGCGTACAGGTGTGCGGATCGCGTCCGATGTCTCCCCACTTGGAGCGGTACCGCCGAGCCTCCATCGGTCCGTAGCGAAGTGGACACCGCTCGTCGAGGTCGGCTGGTCTTCATGCGGTACGCCAAGAGGCTGCTCCGCACACCCGGAAGGCGTCCTACCAAGCGGATCGGAAGCGGTCATGGATGCAATCGGGCAGGTCCGGCGGGCCGAGCAGGTCGCAGCGGCGATTCACTCAGCGCGCCTTGCAGGCACCGAGCCGTCGGCGGAGTGGCAGGTCGACGCCCAGGCTTACGTCGAGGGGCTGATCGACACGGCGAAGGTCGTTCGGCGCACACGTGAGCGCTACGGGCTGGATTGAGCGCGCATGAGCGTGCCCTGCTGAAGAGCCAGCCAGCGAAACAGGGAGCCCCGGACCCGGGACTCCCTGTTTCGCTGACCGACTCCCAAGTCGTCGGACTCAGTGGCCGTAACCTCGGCCGGTGCGGCGCTTCGGAGCGCCATCCCACAGGCCTGCACTCGCGTAGTCCGTCACCCTGAAGTAGGGACGGTTCGAGCACCGGATTCGCTTGGTCATCACATGGGTGCTGCGGCGCGTCTGGTCGGGCACAACCTGCTCGTACATGCCGTCAAACTCGTCACCGACCTTCGTGAAACCGACCTCGACCACCTTTACGCTGGCGGCGGTCAGCGCGACCACCTCGTAGTAGTCGATGTTGGTCTGGTCCCAGCCCCATGACGAGACGAAGATGTCGCCTACCTTGATGCCCAGCGAGGTCGGGTTGAGTGAGGTCTTCGCGCTCTTCGAAGCGACGTTCGTGCTGGTGCTCATTGTGTCTCCAGGGTTAGCGTGACTTTCGGACTACGGGTGGTCCTATGCCGTGGCGTTCGGAGCGGCGGCACACAAGAGCGGCGGTGCGATTCGTCCGTGACACGCCTCAGACCTTCTCGGCCCAGATGACCGCGTTCCTGCTGAGCCACCACTGCCCGTCCCGGCCCTTCACATATGGCCCCGTGCATGTGATCAGAGCGAGGCGCCCGCGCCCGTTCGGATCGAAGAGACGTGGTGGTAGGGCGTTCCGCGCATGCTTCGAGACACCACTGACGCGGTACGTCGTCGTTCGGCTCTTCCAGACGACCTTGACCTCCGCACCCTTGGCGAGATTCTCGGCGCCGTAGAGCGGTCCGGCATCGGCACCCTTCGGGCCGGTCGTGAGATGGCCCGCGAGGACCGTCACGCCATGCCTCGCGCCTGGCCTCGCGGAGGTGTTGAGCCACCCCACTTGGTCCGCTGCGGGTACGACGGCCCGCCCGCCGACGACCCGGGAGACCACGATGGGGATGACCGTGCGCATCGAGGGGATCGAGATGTAGTCGACGCGCGCCTTCTCGGCGGCGGCCTCCTGGACCGCGTGGGTGGGCTTCGCCCTGACGACGGGATCGGGGAAGGCGTTCAGCGGGAGTGTGTCCCCTTCCAGAAGCGACGCTCGGCTCTGGCCGTCTGTCGTCGGCATCCAGCCGCAGGCCGCCATGACCAGGAGGGTGAGAGCAACACCGAGCACCTGAACGAGTCGGAGTCGCATCACCGCGGTCTCCGGAGCCGGACGACGACACGCGCCATGTCGGCCTGGTCGCCACGCGTCGCTCGATAGATGAACCGGACGCGCTGCATCTTGGACCGCTTCGGGACGGTGAGGATGACCCGGTTGCCACGCGTAGCGCGGACCTCGACGCCACGAGGCTTCCCGAGCACCTCGATGCGGGTCTTCCCGGCGCCCTTCACGACGTCGTTGCCCAGCACGTGAAGCGTGTAGACGAGCGGACGCCGGGTGCTCTTGGGCGCGTCGAGCACGAAGCGGTCGGGGCGGGCCGCGACGGTCGTCGGCTTCGCGGGCTTGGTCTTCGAGCCGGAGACCTTGACAAGGATCTCGCCGATCGGCCCCGCGGTGCCGCTGGTGGCCGCGTCGCTCAGCACGTAGGGGACACGTATCGTTGTTCCCGCCGCCGATGCGGGCACCTGGATGGTCACGGACTGGTCGGCGTTGACGACGGCGGAGCCGCCCTTCGGGCCCCAGCCCTCCTGTACGTATACGCTCGGCCGCTCACCGTAGGAGTCGTTGGCGAGGACGTCGACGGTGACGGATTCTCCTGGGGCGACATCGGCGCGGTCCGTGCCCGCGATGGGCTTCGCGGACACATGGATCGTCACGGGCGTCTGGTCGCTGCACGAAGTGGCGGGATGGCCGTGGCACGCGGCGTAGCGGAACGTATCGGTGCCCGGCGTCGGTCCGGCGGTGTAGGTGAGGCGCGCATACCCGGCGACGGTGTCGTAACGACCGTCGCCTGCGGAGAGTGTCCCCGCGGTCGTCGCGGTGTCGCTGAGCACGACTGACGGCTTCTCCCAGCCGGGCCGCGGCTCGCTCACGAACGGCACGGCGGTGTTGACCACGAACCCCCGCGGCTTCGCCTCGTCGTTAGCGAGCACGTCGAACGCGGCCGTCTCGCCGACCGCGATCCACACCTCGTCAGGCGTTGCGACGGGCGGAGCCGGAGACGCCAGCGTGCTGACCTCCAGTCGCAGCGACGCGATTGTGTCCCCCTCGTTCTGCCAGCGGAAGAAGCGCGCCGAGTCGTCGGGGCGCATCGTGACGGCGCCGATGACCCGTACGGCGGGAGCGCCGTCCGTGAAGACCTCGACGAGCGTCGCGGCACGAAGCGTGGTGTCGGACACCTGGTT
It contains:
- a CDS encoding ABC transporter substrate-binding protein gives rise to the protein MTIRTKAPLALAIGAALLSVAACGGGGDPLATGSDEGGGSDTIVVGSADFTESALLAEIYAGALEAQGVQVEKTLNIGSREAYIPALQDGSIDLIPEYTGVLAHYFDEDATATESEAVYEELQAALPESLAVLDKAEAEDKDAIAVTRETAEEHSLVSIADLAAVAGDLTLGAGPEWKTRASGVPGLAEVYGAEFESFRALDAGGPLTVQALKNGQVDAANLFTTDPNIAANDFVVLEDPENLFAAENVVPLITRSKLDDTISETLNEVSANLDTATLAALLERVVMDKEDAGDVAADFLSEHGLA
- a CDS encoding CpaF family protein yields the protein MAVDRVERPSVPDAAHGDLVERLDAQLRERVRREGVDPQREALVVRRIAEDVVRDHDDLSLTGAVAPIADDGAMVGELVARVSGFGPLQPFLDDPEVEEIWINDPSRVFIARRGRHELTNLRLDAAQVNELVERMLKSSGRRLDISTPFVDAMLPEGHRLHVVLEGITRGFTAVNIRKFLLRAHRLSDLVALGSLTPQAARFLEASVRAGLNVLVAGGTQAGKTTMLNCLAAAVPGGERVVSAEEVFELRFSHPDWVAMQTRQAGLEQTGAIVLRDLVKEALRMRPSRILVGEVRAAECLDLLLALNSGLPGMCTLHANSAREALVKMCTLPLLAGDNISARFVVPTVATSVDLVVHLGLGADGVRRVNEIVSVPGRVEADVIEVEPIFVRHGSELRRTGGVPARTERFERVGIDIHQVLATDALTGDGSGR
- a CDS encoding type II secretion system F family protein, translated to MGALVGLGVGVGLLLIWSAFALPRRHRPVAPTPTALGRLLGRAGLSDVTPASVLSLCAVLFAVAFAVVQAVSRTVPVAFVFAAMAAYLPVAVLRQRAARRLLDFAEVWPEAVDNLASAVRAGLSLPDAVAALGTTGPEALRADFAQFALDYQVTGRFGECLDRLKDRLADPVGDRVIEGLRLAREVGGGDLGRLLRNLSGFLRDDARTRSELESRQAWTVNGAQSQVRWPNGQLTMPRQTVICWPRRPKMSRAWSAAGVEGGRPFREPREGKVPDMIRCQDEA
- a CDS encoding DUF262 domain-containing protein, encoding MQAGDVTLKSVFSDNHRYEIPMFQRPYVWAAEREWAPMWDDIRAAADGVVHDMTQDEWPDEPPRYFLGSIVVKAVQRNPQRMDGSLLIDGQQRLTTLQILLAAGRQVAAALDAETAAGRFAAWLENDPATVHENFPDDRHKLWPLPQDRDEFLWAVRAPGDTSPCPDPAHQVCRARMWFEEAIAKWAGVGSGAADRLTALHSALNDRMQVAMITLEKTDNAQVIFEALNHRGVELSQSDLIKNLLFRLVEDQGHRKDAESLLVDHWLPLDSRRWRADVTSGRITRNRLDVVLAYWLTIQKQSAVSVEHLFEEFKTWMLDGDYNAAAVIKAVRVHADLYDRLMENPPDRGTAELVDHVVATKTNTAWPLLMSVFDDARAVPVHERAIAVGAVGSYLMRRGVCGLTTKDYNNIFVSAMKASLASEASHAGTAVLETLSGLRAESRWWPSDGEFVGALLGSNFYGLSKPRIRAFFAGLENRLRDKQAEDATRVEADNSALNIEHVLPQAWKAHWPLPDSPDPQKALEARERAINALGNLTLTNGRLNSAMRNADWPTKRGALAAKSTLLITTSSILAAPGATVLTGWDGEWDESAIGLRTMWLSSLALATWPRPEIEEGDDSLEPSDDDNDDEESEDAEEDQAAE
- a CDS encoding recombinase family protein, with translation MRVAIYARISSDRDGARLGVARQVEDCKALAAKKGWTVTTVLEDNDLSAWTGKPRPGYETLLDLMREGHIDAVVVWHTDRLTRSSVDLNTIITAAERHNVVVHSVMAGLLDLSTASGKMQARIVGAVAEHESDQKAERIRRKHQELAEAGKPASLGQAYGYNADGTVNAVEAAVIRDLVARLLAGESIRSLTRWLNAEGIRSKKGGEWSTSTVRQVLTSGRICGWREWTPRTPRTREERANWNGKPRRGWGMGELVAEGEWEGIISRSQTDRIRALLDDPERRTTKRRHYLLSAGILKCGVCGRSMNHKVESRVTRIAMRDEQGRTVKDAQGRVVRVRKPGATATTASRYACIAQPGRGCGRVSISCPEVDALVTEAVFEALSGADLSPRASTPSDSEVAAIRDQMADAEARLVQVGLDHADGVIGRAEWLAMKKRIESNLEGLRARLPDAEGANVLAALPTGSAGLRRAWSEMDLDLRRAVVQAVIERVIVHPSRGPKGSARFDPDRVEAVWRA
- a CDS encoding antitoxin VbhA family protein; amino-acid sequence: MDAIGQVRRAEQVAAAIHSARLAGTEPSAEWQVDAQAYVEGLIDTAKVVRRTRERYGLD
- a CDS encoding class F sortase — protein: MRLRLVQVLGVALTLLVMAACGWMPTTDGQSRASLLEGDTLPLNAFPDPVVRAKPTHAVQEAAAEKARVDYISIPSMRTVIPIVVSRVVGGRAVVPAADQVGWLNTSARPGARHGVTVLAGHLTTGPKGADAGPLYGAENLAKGAEVKVVWKSRTTTYRVSGVSKHARNALPPRLFDPNGRGRLALITCTGPYVKGRDGQWWLSRNAVIWAEKV
- a CDS encoding Ig-like domain-containing protein yields the protein MRRVVGVLALAVLMGGLTAVPAQAVSQSLVSVGRVFFAGGATEWTVDPTAALLDAPANQVSDTTLRAATLVEVFTDGAPAVRVIGAVTMRPDDSARFFRWQNEGDTIASLRLEVSTLASPAPPVATPDEVWIAVGETAAFDVLANDEAKPRGFVVNTAVPFVSEPRPGWEKPSVVLSDTATTAGTLSAGDGRYDTVAGYARLTYTAGPTPGTDTFRYAACHGHPATSCSDQTPVTIHVSAKPIAGTDRADVAPGESVTVDVLANDSYGERPSVYVQEGWGPKGGSAVVNADQSVTIQVPASAAGTTIRVPYVLSDAATSGTAGPIGEILVKVSGSKTKPAKPTTVAARPDRFVLDAPKSTRRPLVYTLHVLGNDVVKGAGKTRIEVLGKPRGVEVRATRGNRVILTVPKRSKMQRVRFIYRATRGDQADMARVVVRLRRPR